The Candidatus Ozemobacteraceae bacterium genome segment CTCCGGGTGAAACTTTCGGGCGAGATCGACGCCATCATCGAAACGTGCCTGCGGGAGAAGAAGAACCTCGAAACGACGATGAACCAGGTCTATGCCTACCTCGACGCGGTCCTGAAGCCGGCGGCGATGTTTCTTCAGACCCAGAACGAGGAATTGATCTACACGATCTATTCGCACGGAATCTCCCCGGAAGAACTCGAGAACTCGTTTTCGGATCTTCTGAGCGTCGGATCGAGAACGACGCTGCGGCGCGACGACAACGACTGGTTCGTGATGCCCCTCGACATGGCCGGCGAAAAGATCGGCACGTTCGGGTTCGCGTTTCCAGCAGGGCACGGTCACGCCGACGAAGAGGTGTTCGAGTGGCTCGAGGCCGCAGCGGAAGAGCTTGACAACTATTTTTTCGGCATCCAGGAAAGCCGGTACAAGCACATGACGATCATGGAGATTCAGCGTTGCATGAAGTCACGGCGGCTGAACGACGCAATCGACATGGCCGTCAGCATCCTCAGCGACATGGTCCCGATCGAAGACCTCGTTCTGCTGTATATCGACGAGGATCTCGACGGCCGGAAGATCGTCCAGTATGCGATATATCGCAATTACAATAAAATTTTCGACTCTTCCGACAACCCGATGCCCGAGCTCGAGAAGCTGATCAGGGCAGGCATCGACGTCGTCGTTCCCGGCAACAGAGACATCGCGGCGGTCTTCCCGGCTGCCGGAACCAGCGAAACGGTGCTTCTCGACGGTCTCGTCGTCGAGACCCTCGTCGGGAAAATGATCATCAGGCCGCCGGTGGGCTGCGGCCTCTCCGTCACCAGCCGGGAGATCGTGCAGGTCTTCGCCGAGACGCTTCGCCAGCGTCTGGTTGATTTCAACCGAGAAAAGAATGTGCTCCGACAGTTCTTTTCGCCTGAAGTCACGCGCCGCCTCCTCCGGATCGAGGATTACAAGGAACGATATCTGTCACCGCGCAAGGCAGATATCGGCATTCTGTTCGCCGACATCAGCGGTTTCACGAAAATGAGCGAGCAGGTACTCAAGGATCCGCAGCGCATCGCACGATTCATCGACACCTGGTCGAAGGCCGTCGTCGAGAGGGTGTTTCCCCTCAACGGCGCTCTCGACAAGATCGTCGGCGATTGCGTCATCATCCTGTTCGGGCCGCCGTTCTACGACACCCCGGCCGCTGTGGTTGCAAGAAACGTCGTCCAGGCGGCAATCACGATCAGGACATTCACCGACGAGTTCCTCGCCTCACCCGAGAACGCCGACATCCAGCGGTCGCCGTTCTACGAGGATTTCGGCGTCGCGATCGGCATCAATTACTGTTCGGCCGACGTTGGCCTGATCGGGCCGAACCAGGACATGACGGCGTTCAGCAGCGGCATGAACAACACCGCCCGCCTACAGGGTCTTGCGAAGCATGGCGAGATTCTGCTGACACCCTCAGTGAAAGAGCAAATCGAAGGGAGCGGTATCTGCCCCTGGAGTTTCAGCGGCCCGAACTCGGCGCCGGTCAAGAACGTGAAGGAACCGCTCGTCTATTTCAAACTTGAAAACGGAAACGTCTGAAGCGGCCTGGCACGTGTACATGCTTGTCTGCCGGGACGGCAGCATCTACACGGGCGTCACCACCGACGTCGACCGGCGCGTGCGCCAGCATAACGAGGGCACCGGGGCCCGCTACACCCGCTCGCGCCGGCCGGTATGGCTCGCGTTCACCGAGCCGTGCGGCGGACGGGGCGACGCCCTTCGCCGCGAACTGGCGCTGAAAGCCCTGACGCACGATGAAAAACGGCTGATGATTCTGGCCGCGGAGGCGCCCCCCCGCCACGTCGGAAAACAACCGTTCCCGCGGACGCTCAAGGTTCGAGGCGGACGACCAGACAGGTGAAATCGTCTTCCAGACCGCGCGTTCCGACGAAACGCTGAACCGCGTCGCGAATTGCGGCGACGAGTTCACTTGCCGACAGCAGGGCGCCCAGGCGGACCGCGTCCTTGATCCGTTCGAGGCCGAACATCTCTCCATCCAGGTTCCGGGCCTCGGTCACGCCGTCCGACAGAAAAACGATGATGTCGCCCCTCCGCATCGGGACGGTGGTGCAGGAATAATCGAGAACATCGCCGATGCCCAGCGGGGGGCGAGTGGAGTCGATCGTAAAGAACCGGCTTTCCGCCTGTCTGTACACAAGGACGGGAGGATGGCCGCAGTTCACGATCTGAAGAGTTTTCTGGTGCATGTTCAATCGCGCGAACACGAGGGTGACGAACGCGTAGAGATTCGCGAGCCGGGCCGCCAGTTCCCCATGCACCATGCCTAACAGGGCCTCGGGCTCAGGCAGACGCCGTCCCTCCCAAGCCAGAAGTCTCGAAAGCGAGCGCAGGAATGCGATGCGCGCGGCGGCGCCGATCAGCGCGGCGGGGGTTCCCTTTCCCATGACGTCGCCTATGACGAGATCGTAGACATGTTCACGGATCGGGAAAAAGTCGTAAAAATCCCCGTCAACCTCCATCGAGGGGATGGAGACGACGTCCATGGCGATTGAAGGCGGACAGACAGGAAGTCTGCCGAACAGCAGGTTCTGCTGGATCTCGGCGGCGATGGCGGCCTCCTGGGCCCGGGCCTTCTCGAGCGCCTCGCGTGCCTGGCGGAGAGAGACCTCGGCCTCTTTGCGCTCGGTGATGATCTGCGCGACGAGCATGCC includes the following:
- a CDS encoding GIY-YIG nuclease family protein, which encodes MLVCRDGSIYTGVTTDVDRRVRQHNEGTGARYTRSRRPVWLAFTEPCGGRGDALRRELALKALTHDEKRLMILAAEAPPRHVGKQPFPRTLKVRGGRPDR
- a CDS encoding adenylate/guanylate cyclase domain-containing protein, whose protein sequence is MSQSLQTAVQSDMETELRRLRLRVKLSGEIDAIIETCLREKKNLETTMNQVYAYLDAVLKPAAMFLQTQNEELIYTIYSHGISPEELENSFSDLLSVGSRTTLRRDDNDWFVMPLDMAGEKIGTFGFAFPAGHGHADEEVFEWLEAAAEELDNYFFGIQESRYKHMTIMEIQRCMKSRRLNDAIDMAVSILSDMVPIEDLVLLYIDEDLDGRKIVQYAIYRNYNKIFDSSDNPMPELEKLIRAGIDVVVPGNRDIAAVFPAAGTSETVLLDGLVVETLVGKMIIRPPVGCGLSVTSREIVQVFAETLRQRLVDFNREKNVLRQFFSPEVTRRLLRIEDYKERYLSPRKADIGILFADISGFTKMSEQVLKDPQRIARFIDTWSKAVVERVFPLNGALDKIVGDCVIILFGPPFYDTPAAVVARNVVQAAITIRTFTDEFLASPENADIQRSPFYEDFGVAIGINYCSADVGLIGPNQDMTAFSSGMNNTARLQGLAKHGEILLTPSVKEQIEGSGICPWSFSGPNSAPVKNVKEPLVYFKLENGNV